The following nucleotide sequence is from cyanobacterium endosymbiont of Braarudosphaera bigelowii.
TGAGGGTAAAGACTATATTGTTCAAGAAGGGGATGTTATATTATTTAGATTTAATGTTTAATAGCTTTCTAAGAATATATGGTCAACATTAACTATTAATTATTAATCAATTTAATCTAAATAGTATACTAAGAGCGATTAATATTTATTTAATAGTATTAGTTTGTTGAGAAAAAGTAACCATACCTACTATTCATACTTTGAGATATAAATCAAATATTTTTTTCTTTTATACTAAAGAAGATACACAAAAGAGTTAAAATATTTTAAGCAACTATTAAGGGGTATTCAAAACTAATGTCAGGACCTGTTATTCTTGGATTCGGCGGATATATTATTTCCTATACTATGATTGCTCTTGGATTATATTTTGGATTACGTGCTGTTAAAATAATCTAAGTAGAATATCGGCATAATGCCGATATTCTACTTAGATTATTCTAACGGTAAAAGTTATCTTCAAAACGTTTATCAAATTTTAGAAAGAATTAGCCTTAGTAAAAATAAAGTTAATAATTAAGTAAATTATTTCAGTGATTTTAAGACACATAACAAGGCATATAGAATATTAGTCTTCCGTGAAATATAATCGTATTATTTTGACTTTGTATTTTTATCTAACCTGATTACTTAAATGATTTTTAATTTTTT
It contains:
- the petL gene encoding cytochrome b6-f complex subunit PetL, encoding MSGPVILGFGGYIISYTMIALGLYFGLRAVKII